In Mytilus edulis chromosome 7, xbMytEdul2.2, whole genome shotgun sequence, a single genomic region encodes these proteins:
- the LOC139482929 gene encoding uncharacterized protein: protein MPTKYHSYFHDSYMAIEERWQVGDYWENFHDYIYVGTNQYTTIGQLDMKAGRFYRAVVKLCAEEKCFPNVTSNVIAVIYNSPVTGELSVNLIHGSNNTNLLRIKFDKFYDPDIVDRNEAISVIGLYEWTIGDNLGMHTKWNEVLMSTVSNLTQISFDAPFNGSIDFSKCRKIFIRGYNKAGIWSVISKEIKQCNDKALIVPNIVIDAVGEPELYLDGSIRDGFGQEIYLAENDKWEVLDTDYTPYVNIISALWPTLRHKNYTWAVLDSENLYKTGYLKNKTMLNLVDPCSHPSTIKCGHTDKTYINVNFKTNEELDHGKRYIVCIHAPRIVHRYEKWNETFPEISACSDGITVDMTPPRPGNAWIGLDSSDRYQTSTSDLYVSWDSFIDVEEYGQAVHSSGIKEYQVGLGSTNGGTDVAAYLSVGIVNHFTFNNLRLQNGHEYYATVKAIDFLRRSAIVNTLPVKIDNTAPQKSSVTVHIQGRHLTDLSAINACWTDVFTDMESGIDHYLWAIGSHPGDDNIIPFTATTLDCGISAEDTNIDIHEGHQYFITVKAVNRAKLIATTSSWAFIFDMSPPVAGSVYDSNPDITEAEMSDVDYQTNLRKLSVYWDGFYDSHSFIKNYYVSVGTCSGCQDVLRHQGIGIVNNFTLCHIHLGPGIRYFTTITACNTADLCTSVTTDGIIVDNSPPTKGAVIDGVDIFDLEYQSLRNYISTKWYGFSDSQSGLESFAWRVGTQPGYDDIIKTVHLPVTNLLVEPNLQRNTLPLGERIYITITAYNKAGLSVESTSNGFLIDDSLPVINKKPFLSRDLGSIVGESIIFRSTLKVKWEVDDRESFIQRQYLSLTSHEGGEFNSTSIEICGMVREYTFARLDLHDGSKYTIKLIACNGAKLCVESESSEVMVDSSPPTPGKALIISKQFHFTSMKTFYLMIT, encoded by the exons ATGCCTACGAAGTATCATAGTTACTTTCATGATTCGTATATGGCCATTGAAGAACGATGGCAAGTCGGAG ATTATTGGGAGAACTTTCATGACTACATTTACGTCGGTACGAATCAGTATACTACTATTGGACAGTTGGATATGAAGGCTGGACGTTTTTACAGAGCTGTTGTAAAACTATGTGCAGAAGAGAAATGTTTTCCAAATGTAACCAGTAATGTAATAGCTGTTATATATAATTCCCCGGTCACAGGAGAACTGTCTGTGAACTTGATACATGGTTCTAATAATACAAACTTG ttGAGAATCAAATTTGACAAGTTTTATGATCCTGATATAGTGGACAGGAATGAAGCAATATCAGTTATAGGACTCTATGAGTGGACAATAGGGGATAATTTGGGAATGCATACTAAATGGAATGAAGTTTTGATGAGTACAGTTTCAAACCTTACGCAG ATAAGTTTTGACGCTCCTTTTAATGGCAGTATTGACTTTTCAAAATGTCGTAAGATATTTATAAGAGGATACAACAAAGCTGGAATATGGTCTGTAATTTCTAAGGAAATAAAACAGTGCAATGATAAGGCCTTAATTGTTCCAAATATTGTAATAGATGCAGTAGGGGAACCAGAATTATATTTGG ATGGTTCTATCCGTGATGGTTTTGGACAAGAAATCTACCTGGCGGAAAACGACAAATGGGAAGTACTAGATACGGATTACACCCCTTATGTGAATATCATATCTGCGTTGTGGCCTACACTTCGCCATAAGAATTATACGTGGGCTGTCCTAGATTCGGAAAACCTCTATAAGACAGGTTACTTAAAGAATAAAACGATGTTAAATTTAGTGGATCCGTGTTCTCATCCTTCAACTATTAAATGTGGTCACACAG ATAAAACATACATCAATGTAAATTTCAAAACCAACGAAGAATTAGATCACGGCAAACGGTACATAGTGTGTATCCATGCTCCAAGAATAGTTCATAGATATGAAAAATGGAATGAAACATTCCCTGAGATCAGTGCATGTAGCGATGGCATTACAGTTGACATGACGCCTCCACGACCTGGTAATGCATGGATAGGTTTAGACTCTTCAGACAGGTATcag acatcaACGTCAGATTTATATGTATCCTGGGATTCATTCATTGATGTGGAAGAATATGGTCAAGCTGTTCATAGTTCTGGGATAAAAGAATACCAAGTTGGATTAG GTTCTACGAATGGTGGGACAGATGTAGCTGCGTATTTATCAGTAGGAATAGTCAATCACTTCACCTTCAATAATTTACGTTTACAGAACGGACATGAGTATTATGCAACAGTAAAGG CAATTGATTTTTTGCGAAGAAGTGCTATTGTCAACACACTACCAGTTAAGATTGATAACACTGCTCCTCAAAAGTCTAGTGTGACCGTACACATACAAGGAAGACATTTGACAGATCTCAGCGCAATAAATGCTTG TTGGACAGATGTTTTCACGGACATGGAAAGTGGAATAGACCACTACCTCTGGGCAATAGGTTCTCATCCAGGAGATGACAATATCATTCCGTTTACTGCAACCACTTTGGATTGTGGAATCTCTGCTGAAGATACAAATATTGATATTCACGAGGGACATCAATACTTCATTACGGTCAag GCCGTTAATCGAGCCAAACTAATAGCTACGACCTCGTCATGGGCATTTATATTCGACATGTCACCACCAGTTGCTGGTTCTGTATACGATTCCAATCCTGATATTACAGAGGCTGAAATGAGCGATGTTGATTATCAAACAAATCTTcgtaaattgtcagtttattgGGATGGATTTTATGACTCACATTCCTTTATCAAGAATTATTATGTCAGTGTCGGGACCTGTTCAGGTTGTCAGGATGTACTTAGACATCAAGGAATTGGCATAGTAAATA ATTTTACGCTTTGTCATATCCACCTGGGTCCTGGTATCCGATATTTTACAACAATAACAGCCTGTAATACAGCGGATTTGTGTACATCTGTGACAACAGATGGTATTATTGTGGATAACAGTCCACCAACAAAAGGTGCCGTCATTGATGGGGTTGATATCTTTGATTTGGAATACCAATCATTACG GAATTATATTTCTACCAAATGGTATGGGTTTTCTGATTCCCAGTCAGGACTTGAAAGTTTCGCATGGAGAGTAGGAACACAACCAGGATATGATGATATCATCAAGACTGTACATTTACCGGTAACCAATCTCTTAGTAGAACCAAATTTACAGCGAAATACTTTACCACTGGGAGAGCGAATTTACATCACTATCACAGCTTATAACAAAGCAG GTTTAAGTGTGGAATCAACATCAAATGGATTTTTGATCGATGATTCTTTGCCAGTGATTAACAAGAAACCCTTTCTGTCAAGAGATTTAGGATCTATAGTTGGTGAAAGCATAATTTTTAGGAGCACGTTAAAGGTCAAATGGGAAGTTGATGACAGAGAGTCGTTCATTCAAAGACAATATTTATCTTTGACCTCACACGAAGGTGGGGAATTTAACTCTACGTCAATTGAG atttgtgGAATGGTAAGAGAATATACGTTCGCACGACTTGATCTTCACGATGGGAGCAAATACACGATAAAATTAATCGCGTGTAATGGTGCCAAACTGTGTGTTGAGTCTGAGTCCTCAGAGGTAATGGTTGACAGTTCTCCACCTACGCCTGGTAAGGCACTCATTATTTCTAAACAATTCCATTTCACCTCTATGAAAACATTTTACCTGATGATAACTtaa